The sequence GTCTACGGTCAGTCCTGGATGCATGCTGCAAAACTCCGCCACAGCATCGGCTAACACCAAATCGCCAGAGATAGTGGGTACAGACATCTTAATATGCCCTGTCATAGACTGTCCCAAGTCTAACACCGCCTCTTGAACCGCCTCCGTGGCTAACTTCACATTCTTCGCACCTTGATAAAGCGTTTCGCCAGCCTCAGTTAAACTCAACTTGCGGGTTGTTCGATACAAAAGCTGTATACCAAGCTCATCCTCTAACTTACCGATTCGTTTACTAACTACTGAATTTGTCAGGTTATTTTGCTCAGCAACACGAGTGAAACTCCCAAGATCAACGACTTGGGTAAACAAAATCAAATCATCAGCGCGCATTTATTTGTCCAATTTTGGAATTAATCTTTTTCATTATTTCCATATATTCCAAAAATAGAAAGGAGTACCGTCACAAACCATTAACAAAAACCACCCATACCAATAGCGTTCAATAATAACAACCATGGACGTTTGCTTGTACGAGGAAGTACTCATGAATGACACCCTACTCGCGCTGATTGCGTTTTCACCAATCGTCGTCGCGGCCATATTATTAGTCGGTCTAAACTGGCCAGCCAAGCGAGCGATGCCTGTCGCTTTTACATTAACCGTCATCATTGCACTGTTCTTTTGGGATATGTCTGCCACCCGAGTGATTGCCTCGACACTACAAGGGCTTGGAATTACATCGGCAGTGCTGTGGATCGTGTTTGGCGCTATCTTTTTGCTTAATACACTCAAACAGACTGGTGCGATCTCAACCATACGCAGCGGTTTCATTAACATATCTCCCGACAGACGTGTTCAAGCCATCATCATCGCTTGGTGCTTCGGCTCATTTATTGAAGGGGCGTCAGGGTTCGGCACCCCAGCTGCTATCGCCGCTCCTTTACTGGTGGCTATCGGTTTTCCGGCACTTGCAGCGGTGCTAATGGGGATGATGATTCAATCTACACCCGTTTCGTTTGGTGCCGTTGGTACACCTATCATCGTTGGTGTGAACAAAGGATTGGATACCCATGGAATTAGCGCAACGTTGACGCAAAATGGCTCCAACTGGGACGTCTACCTGCAGCAAATCACCTCTAGTGTGGCCATCATTCATGCCCTTGTCGGCACTCTCATTCCGGTGTTGATGGCGATGATGCTGACCCGCTTCTTTGGTAAAAACCGCAGTTGGACCGAAGGATTAGACATTCTACCGTTCGCCTTATTTTCGGGCGTTGCTTTTACTCTTCCATATGCCTTCACTGGTGTGCTGCTGGGCCCAGAATTTCCATCCCTGATTGGCGGTCTGACCGGGCTTGCGGTCGTCATTACTGCCGCAAGAGCCGGCTTTCTCGTCCCTGAAAAAGCTTGGGACTTCGAATCAAAGGATAAATGGCCAAAAGAGTGGCTCGGCTCTTTGAAAATAGACTTGAACGATAGCCAACGTAAACCCATGAACATGGCTCTTGCATGGGCACCATATCTATTGCTTGCCCTCGTATTAGTCGCTAGCCGAGTCAGCCCAGAATTTAAAGACCTACTCAAGCAAATCAGCCTCTCCTTTAGCAACATTTTAGGTGAGACAGGCATCTCAACCACACTTCAACCTATGTATCTACCAGGTGGCATATTGGTACTCGTCGCATTGGTCGCCATACTGATTCAAAAAGGCCGCTTCCAACATCTTAAATCGGCCTTCACGGAATCAAGCAAGACACTCATCGGCGCGGGGTTTGTGCTGTTATTTACTATTCCAATGGTCCGTATTTTCATTAACTCAGGCATCAATGGAGCCGACTTAGCGAGCATGCCCGTCACGACGGCAAATTTCGCTGCAGGTTTAGTGGGTGAAGCTTTTCCTATGCTCAGTGCCACCATCGGCGCGCTTGGCGCATTCATTGCTGGGTCAAACACCGTCTCCAACATGATGTTCAGCCAATTTCAATTTGAGGTCGCGCAGACCTTATCAATATCAACGGCTATCGTTGTCGCACTACAAGCTGTTGGTGCTGCGGCTGGCAATATGATTGCCATTCACAATGTGGTGGCGGCTTCAGCGACTGTTGGGCTGCTTGGTCAAGAAGGTGCGACGCTGCGCAAAACAGTTCTGCCAACAATCTACTACCTTGTAATGACAGGATTAATTGGTGTTGCTGTGATCTATGGTATTGGCATCACCGATGCACTAATGACTCGTTGATTGATAACGCATATAAAGGACGTTCTATGAGCAACGCTATCTATCAAAACTTAGCCGACCTACTAAGCCAGAAGCTTTCTAAAGAGCAGATCATCACTGACCCGAATCTGCGTATGGCCTATGGCACCGATGCAAGCTTCTATCGTTTGATCCCACAGCTGATTGTTCGCTTGGCGAGCATCGACGAGGTTATTTTTACCATCCAGATGTGTGCCCACGTTGGCGTGGCCTATACTTTTCGTGCAGCAGGGACAAGCCTATCGGGTCAGGCAGTCTCTGATTCGGTACTTATCACCCTCACCGATGATTGGCGCAATCACGAAATCATTGATGCCGGACGCCAGATTCGGCTTCAGCCGGGCGTCATTGGCGCAGACGCCAACAAGTATTTAGCACCTTATCAGCGCAAAATCGGCCCAGACCCCGCTTCCATCAACACTTGCAAAGTGGGCGGTATCGCAGCAAACAATGCCAGTGGAATGTGTTGTGGTACCGCACAAAACTCCTACCACACCATAGCGGCTATGAAGTTGGTTCTACATGATGGGACGTTTCTCGATACTGGCGACGAGCAGAGTATCGCTGACTTCAGAGTGAGTCATGCGCAACTCCTTGCTGCGCTCTCTGGACTGCATCACAAAGTTGCCCACAATCCAGAGCTTAAGCAGCGCATAGAACACAAATACCGACTCAAAAATACCACAGGCTATGCGCTCAATGCGCTTGTGGACTATCATGACCCAATCGAGATATTAACCCACCTCATGATTGGGTCTGAAGGAACACTGGGGTTTATCGCCGAAGTCACCTACAACACCGTCATTGAACATAGTCACAAAGCCAGTACTTTTTTGGTGTTTAGCGACATTGAAACCGCCTCGAAGGCCGTCAGTGTGCTCGCAAACAGCTCAGTAGCTGCCGTTGAAATGATGGATGGCCGTGCGCTGCGCTCTGTCGCTGATAAGCCGGGCATGCCTGACTTTATGCCAACCCTATCAATCGATGCGTCGGCACTGCTGATTGAAATTCACGCAAGCGATGAACAAGAGCTTGCTTATAAGCGCCAGCAGGTGGCGGCTCAGCTTGAGTCTTTCCGCATTATTGAGTCGGTCACTTTCACTCAAGATCCAACCACGGTCGCTACGTTATGGGGTATCCGCAAAGGTATGTTCCCTGCGGTTGGAGCCGTGCGCGAGGTGGGAACAACCGTGGTGATTGAGGATGTCGCCTTCCCCGTTGAGCACCTCGCCGAGGGGGTGAGAGATCTTCAGCGACTATTTGAAAAGTACCACTATGACGAAGCGATCATCTTTGGCCATGCTCTGGAGGGAAACTTACACTTTGTGTTCACACAAGGCTTTGAGAGCGAGAGCGAAATCGCTCGCTATGGCCGCTTCATGGATGATATTGCTGCACTCGTCGCCGGTAAATACCAGGGTTCGTTAAAAGCGGAACACGGCACGGGACGCAACATGTCTCCCTATGTCGAACTGGAGTGGGGTCAAGACGGTTATCAGCTTATGCAGCAAATCAAACGCATTTTCGACCCCAACGGGCTGCTTAATCCTGGTGTCATTATCAACTCAGATGATCAAGCACACCTAAAAAACCTCAAACCTATGCCTCAAGCAGATGACATTGTTGATCGCTGTATCGAATGCGGTTTCTGTGAGCCTGTATGCCCATCGAAAGGCCTGACGCTAACACCGCGTCAGCGTATCGTCCTCTATCGAGAGCTCTCTGAGCGTAAGCGGAAAAACGACGAAACTACTCAACTGGAAAAGACCTTTCAATATCAGGGAGTAGACACCTGTGCAGCCACTGGGTTGTGTGCCGAGCGCTGCCCAGTTGGGATCAATACCGGCGATCTCATGAAGCAGTTGCGTCAAGACCAATACCAAAAGTTTCAACCGATTGCCCGATGGACAGCACAGCACTTCTCTGCGACAACAAAGCTGGTCACCACTGGACTGAAAATCAACAGAGTATTGACACGCCTGATAGGCGATAAACGCATGGACAGCACGATCAATGGATTAAGGAAATGGACGGGTAACCGCACGCCGGGCTGGCTAAAAGAGACGCCACAGGCCAATCATCACATCATCACTAATCATCTCGTTAATCAGCATCAGGAAGACACTGAGAAGAGGGTTGTCTATATGCCCTCCTGTGCCAGTCGTAGCATGGGGCAGCAAACGGATGCCCAAGACCAACGTCCACTTACCCAAGTGACCTTATCGCTTCTAGAGAAAGCTGGCTATCACATCATCATCCCACAGCAGCTCAGTGAATTGTGTTGTGGTATGCCTTATGACAGCAAAGGAATGATCGACATCGCACAATCGAAATCGCAGCAACTCGAAGCGCAATTGTGGCAGGCAAGCGATCAAGGAAGATACCCAATATTGATGGATACCAGCCCCTGCTCCAAGCGCTCAAAAGAGCAGTTTACGCGCCCATTGAACATATTCGAGCCGGTGGGGTTTGTGAATCAATTCTTGCTCTCTGAGCTGGAGATTACCCCAAAAAATGAGAGCGTACTGCTACACATAACCTGCAGCGCTCGAAAGATGGGGCTCGTCAATGACATGCTTAGCCTCGCCAACCGCTGTGTAAGCCATGTGATCGTTCCAGAGCACATAGAGTGTTGTGGCTGGGCGGGAGATAAGGGATTCACCACACCGGAACTCAACAACAACGCGCTTACCCCTCTCAGGGAGCAAGTACCTAAAGAGGTGACGCGCGGATTTAGCAACAGTCGTACGTGTGAAATAGGCCTATCCCACCATAGTGGTGTGCCTTACCAATCCATTCTCTACTTGGTCGATGAAGTGAGTACCGCCAAAGTATAAGAAAGTCTAAAGGGACGCCCGTCACTTTAGACAAGGTGCGCGTCCCTATTTCCAACCCTGTAGCCAGTTATCTCGGCTCTTTAGTTGCGTCCAGTCAATCGAATATTCACGATCAGACAGCACTGCTTCCAAGATACACAGCACCACTTTCCCTTCCTCATCATAGTCAACCTCCGTCACCATAAAGTGTTTTTCCCTGTTTTGCGGCTCCACTGCCGTCCATTTGCTATGAAGTAACTTCTTTGGGTTGATTCTGTTCATGCTGACCTCATTTAGCGATGTTTATATTGTGTCGGACAGTAGCCTCTTACCACATCAGACAAGCGCATTTTGTTGTGTTTCGTTCTTCTACCTGATACTCGGCTGCGCCAAAGCTTAAAACTTCTCGGTTTGAGATTCAGTCGCATAAACTGAATTACACTGCGCTCGTCCATACCAAACTGAGCCTCTATCGCCTCAAAGGGCGTCCGATCTTCCCATGCCATCTCAATAATTCTTGAGGTCTCCGCCGCATCAATGCTCATGCTTATCTCCTTGCGAATAAACTTACCGAATCTATACGCATCCGATAAGCAATCGGATTTTTGGCATAAAAAAAGTGCCGACCTTCGCCAGCACTTTTACGATTATTGCTAAACATTCAATTTACATAGAGCACTCTGTCGACTCTTCACCCTGCTCGACACCCTCTTCAATCACATCTGCGGCCTGCTCGTTTTGAATTGACGCCAGCAGCTTATCAATCACACCCTGTGCAGTGACATCCGATGTTGAAGCCACCAGACAGCTGTACGCATTCGCTAGCTTATCTTTGACGGCTGCCACCGCTTCCATGTCACTAAAATCGGTGTTAAGCACCTCTTGTACAGAGGCGGTAAGGGCCTCAACCTGCTCCCCTGCACTTCCGAACTGATCTAGATTGAGACTCTCCATATCAAAAGACTCCACCTTCTCTTGCATATCACCCACAAGCTGAGTGGCAGACTCTTTTGCCTCATCAATCGCTTTCGCTGAATCTTCACAAGCGGAAAGAGCGAATACCATCCCAAACGCCACGATAAATCTATTCATAGTGATCCCTTTTGCTGCTCGAATGAGTTATTTAAAGATAGCAGGAGTTTGTAAGGTACGAGTTAGACTTGGCGATGGATCGACGAGAAAAGGGTAGGCAGAGTTTTTAGTTCTGCCTATTACTTAACTAAAGGGCAACTTCTACGTCGCTCTGAATTTGAGAAGAGCAAGCCAATGTATAACCTTGTGCGATCTCTTCTTCTGTCAGAGTTTCGGTGCTGGTGCGAATGACTTCACCTTTAGTGACTTGGCATTTGCACGAACCACACATACCGCTTCGACAAGCAATGATGATCGGCACACCGCTCTCTTCTAGCACATCAGCCAATATCGCACCTTGTGCCACTTTTTTAGCCACACCAAACGCCGGCACGTCAAACTGCACAACACCACTGGCATCAGGCAAAGCTTCTGCTTGTGTTGGCGTAAAACTTTCTTGGAAAAAGTCATCCGCAGCAACACCCAATTCTTCGGCAAACTGAGCCATATCTTGCATAAATTGCGCTGGGCCGCACAAATACACCGTTCGTTCAGCAATATCTGGGCACAGAGACTTCAGCCAGTCCTTATCAAGACGCCCTTGCGCATGACGAGTACCACGATTGTCTTTCAACAATAGTTGCAGGTTAAAGTTAGAGTGCTGATTGTCGAGGAGCTCTAACTCCTCTAAATAAATCGTCTGTTCCGGCGTTTTCGCCATGTGGATAAATGTCATATCCACTTGCGCTTTGTCACGTAGCCAAGTTTTAGCCATTGACATCACTGGAGTGATACCACAACCCGCACTTAACATTAACACTTTAGGCTTTGCTACACAGTCGACATGATTAAATGGCCCTGTCGGCGCTAGTGCTGAAAGTCGTTCACCTGTGACTAACTGCTCAACAAAATAAGTAGAAACCAAACCATCAGGCACGAGCTTGATAGTGAGCTTAAGAAAGCACTCCCCAGGCATTGAGCTGATTGAATAGGCGCGATACTCCATTTTTCCATTTAACTCTAAACCGAGAGAGATGAACTGCCCTGGCTTGAAGTTAAAAGGGGTATCGGGAGATTGAGGGTAGACCAGCTTAATGCTGACCGTATCTGCTGTTTCCTGCCACTTATCGACGCATTGCAACAACAGGGGCTGGTTATTATTCCATTCACTGAACATGGTAAGGACTCGGTAAAAGCCCAATCTCACGAAGATTGGGCTATCAATGGTTAGGCGGCAAGAATCGTTTTTAGATCGTCTTCGACGTTAGTAATGCTGCGCATGTCAAACTTATCTTGAATGATCTTGATGAGGTTGTCTGTCAAGAACGCAGGGGCCGTCGGACCGGTATAAATGCCCTTCACACCCAAGGCAAACAGTGTCAGTAGGATAACAATTGCTTTTTGTTCAAACCAAGACAGTACCAAAGTTAATGGCAGCTCATTGATATCACAATCGAACTCTTGCGATAAGGCGATAGCTAACTGGATAGCCGAGTAAGCATCGTTACACTGACCAACATCAAGCAGGCGAGGGATACCGTTAATATCACCAAACTCATTTTTATTAAAACGGAACTTACCACATGCCAAGGTCAGGATAAGTGAATCTTCAGGTGTGCTTGCTGTGAAATCAGTGTAGTAGCTACGCTCAGCCTTATCGCCATCACAGCCACCCACTAAGAAGAAATGCTTAATATTGCCCGCTTTCACTTGCTCAACAACCGCTGGTGCTGCGTTCATTAGCGCGTTACGACCAAAGCCAACCGTAATCATGTGCTCGATTTCATTGTGCTGGAAACCTGCTAGCGCTTGAGCACATTCGATCACTTGACTGAAGTCGTCTCCTTCAATATGCGCTACACCTGGCCAACCTACGATGCTACGAGTAAACAGTCTGTCAGCGTATTGGCCGATATTCGGGTTCAATAGACAGTTTGAAGTCATCACTATTGCACCGGGGAAGTTAGCAAACTCTTTTTGCTGGTTTTGCCATGCGCTGCCATAGTTGCCCACTAAGTGCGGATATTTGTTCAATTCTGGGTAGCCGTGTGCTGGCAGCATTTCACCGTTGGTATAGACGTTGATGCCCTTACCTTCAGTTTGCTGGAGGATTTTCTCTAGATCGTGCAAGTCGTGACCTGAAACCAAGATACATTTCCCTTTCACTGGCTTCACATTGACCTGTGTTGGCTCTGGGTGACCAAAAGTCTTAGTTTCACCGTGATCCAGCATCTCCATGACCTTGTAGTTCATTAGACCAATTTGCATCGAGCACTCTAGCAGCGCATTGAGATCTTGAGGGTCAGTGCCCAACCAAGCCATGATTTGGTGATACTCAGCGTAAATATCATTGCTGGTCTGCTCTAGTACGCGCGCATGCTCCATATAGGCTGCTGCACCTTTTAGGCCATACAAGCACAACAAGCGAAGGCCAATAACATCTTCACTGATTGTCTCGTAACCGCGGTTAACCGCCACTTGAGGAGCAAAAGCCAAGATCGCCTCAGCGCTCTCTGGCAGTTGGAATTCAGCAACCGCTGGGGTATCCGCCAAGGCTTGATCCGCCAACTTAGCCGCTGCCAGAGTTTGCTCTTTTAGACGAGACTTAAATGCAGCTGCTTTCGCTGTGAAATCTAAAATACGTTCAGGGTCAAAGTTAACGTTAGTCAGTGTCGAGAAGAAGGCTTTAGGCGCCCATTGATTGATTTCGTCATCGACAATATCAAATTGAGCCGCCTGCTGTGCCCAGTAAGAAACCCCTTGAAGGGTATACACAAGAACATCTTGTAGGTCAGATACTTCCGAGGTCTTGCCGCACATACCTTGTGCGAAAGAACACCCTTTAACCGTTGGGGTTTGAATAGTCTGTTCACATTGAATACAGAACATTGCGCTTCTCCAGTCTAAGCAATTTTGCGGGGTGGTCCGCTATTTTTGTTAATACTGGTATTGCACGTGCCGTGCCAAAATCTAAGTAACTGCTTTTATTGAAGAAAACATCAATTCGCAAATGCCGAAGATGTAAAAAAAACAACGCTTTCGATGTACAATTGACAACATACTCTTCTAACTCACACCAAGCTTCTTACCCATTCGATATAGGTTACCTCGGTCCATTTGTAGAAATTCAGCCGCTTTTGACCAAGTTCCATCCGATTTTTCAAGAGCATGTGCAATGAGGTCTTTCTGATACTGCTCAACCAGCCCGCGCATTGGTTGGCTTTCATTAGGTAAATAGTCCGTTGTGTTTTTAACATCAACCAGCTCAACCCCACCAAGATACTGGTGACGGATCATCGTTTCTCCCGCCTGAATCGCACGCAGTGCCGCTCGCGTCAATGTATGCTCTAACTCTCGGACATTACCCGGCCACTGCTGCGACTCTAATGAAGAAAGCGCTTTCGGGTGAATGTGGAGATTCGGCACATGGAACTGATTTCTCACTTTTTCCAACAGATAACCCGCTAACACAGGAATGTCCCCTTCTCGACAACGCAATGGCGGCACCGAAATAGGAAAGACGTTCAGTCGGTGATAGAGATCGGCTCTAAATCGGCCCTCTTCGACCTCTTTATCTAACCTACGGTTAGTGGCGGCAATAATCCGTACATTAACCAACAAGTGCTTATCACTACCTACACGCTGTAGTTCGCCCTGTTGAATAACCCGCAATAACTTGGCTTGTAAGATGAGGGGGAGCTCACCGAGCTCATCAAGGAAAATAGTGCCACCATCGGCCAGCTCAAACTTACCTGCTCGTGAACTATTCGCACCGGTAAACGCCCCTTTAACATGACCGAACAGCTCACTTTCTGCCACCCCCTCCGGCAAGGCCGCGCAATTGACATAAATCATCGGCTTATCACTACGACTCGATTGGGCATGTAAACGGTGTGCCACCAGCTCTTTACCAGTGCCCGTCTCGCCCGTTATCAACACGGCATAGTCCGAGTTAGCAACAGTCACAATGTTATGCCTTAGCTGTTGAATTTGAGGGCTCAAACCAATCAACTCACCTTGCATAGAACGCGCCTGCTGAATCAAGGTTTGAGTGACACTTTTCTGCTTGTTATTCTGGGCTTTCAACGCCTTAACTTGACCAATGTTACGCAGTGTGGCGGCCGCTAACGCCGCAAATGTCTCAATAGTCACTGATTCAATGGCATCAAAAGCTCCAACAGTTAATGAGTCGAGCGTCAAGACGCCCACAAGTTGCCCTTCAACATACAAGCTGCAACCCAAGCAATCATGGACATCAAGCTCAACCTCTTCACTTAGCAACAAACCACTGAACGGGTCAGGCAAATCACAATCCGCACCAAAACGCACAGGCAGGTCACTTTGCATAATGGTTTCTAATCTCGGATGAGCTTTAGGGAAAAAGCGTCGCCCCAACACACTACTACTCAAGCCCTGCACCGCCACAGGCATAAGGAAACCGTCTTGGTCGAGAATGAAAAGTGCACTGGCATCACAAGGAAAGACTTGGTTAATACCATCGATGAGGTATTGGTATTGTGCGTCGCTATCGAGGCTAGAACTTAGGTTTAAAGCAATATCAAGAAGGACTTTGTTGAGGTTTTTGGTCATGAGGGTTGCTAGTAGAGTCAAACTACCACCATGCTAGCAACCTGATGTCATTTTCACATCACCCTATTGGGTAAAGGCTTCATTATGTTGATGCAAATCAACTCATCAAAGCGACAAATTCCTGCCCACATTTTCTAATCTTATTTACAGTGTAAAAGATGATGTGCAGCGCACTTTGTATAGATAAAACAGGCTCAACAAACAAACCTGACCATAGCCAAGGCCTTACATCTACTCTAAACTCAACCCAACTCAAGTAAATAAGACGAATCATGATAAAGCTTTCCAACACTGTCACTATCAATGAATGGGAAATTGAACTCTCTGCCATCAGAGCGATGGGGGCTGGCGGGCAAAATGTAAATAAAGTATCGAGCGCGATCCATTTACGCTTTGACATCAAACGCTCAGCCCTGCCCGATGTGTACAAACAGCGTCTATTAGCGCTCTCTGACTCGCGCATCAACAAGGAAGGGGTCATCATTATCAAGGCGCAGCAGTTTCGAACTCAGGAACAGAACAAGGAAGATGCGCTGAACCGACTCAAAGAGCTGATTTGGGCAGCTATGGTAGTACAGAAAAAACGCAGACCAACCAAACCAACCAAAAGTTCACAACGTAAACGTCTAGACTCCAAAAAGCGCGCTGGTACTACCAAATCACTGCGCAAGAAAGTGAGTTACTAGCGCCTCTGTTTCTGCCGCTTTCCTTTCGCTCAACTCTAGAAAGCTCTACTATATAAAACATAGGGTTATATAACTCACCTCATAGGGAGCGGTGGTTTAGCATGAGCAAAGTGAGCGAAGACATTGCGATTGTCAAAAAAGAAGACGTTGAGTTCTTTATTGACCTATTCAAGGACATTAATAAAGACCTCTATCAACTCCTTCGTGAGGCACGCATACCCAACACCATCAAACACGACGATGCGAACTATCAATACCTGCCAGAATCCACCATCAAGAACTTGATCACCATACTGGGTAACGAAGTTTCACAACAAGATTTTGCCATCAATATCTGGCTAGCGTGTAAGAAAACGTATGTACCGCGTTTTCTTGCCAAATTGGATGCGCCCACCACCGTCCATAATGCACTAAGTCAGTTCTGCGAATATCTGCCGGGTGTCTCATCCGCCGCCAAAGTCTCTATTCAACAGGCAGGAGGACGTTGGTGGCTAATCAGGGAAAAAGCGTTTAGTCACGACTTCTGGTTCCACTATAGTGAGATATTCTCTGTTATTTTTATGAATGAGCTACTGCTTGCGCTTGTGGGCAAAGAGTGGAAAGCGGAAGAAGTTGGGGTTCAAGCTAAGAGTATCGATGACTTCAAGGCTCTTCCCGAGATGGGTAATGCTCAGTTCTATGCACAACGTCCGGTGACGGCATTTTCTATACCAGACAAATTTATGCAAGCGACAGTCAAACTGCCTCCATTAGAAAAAACCGCGAGTGACAACGCGCTACTAGAGCAAGAAAGCACCTTCCTTTCTGTGTTTAAGCTGGTTATAAAACCCTACCTCTCGATGGGAAAGCTATCGATAAAATGGGCCTCAGAAATACTCAACTTACATGTTAGAACGATTCAGCGTCGACTCGATGCCGAAGGCGTCACCTATAAAAAGCTGATTGAAGACATGGTGCTAGAAGAGACGTTAAAGCTGCTACACAATCCCGAGTTCACCATCACAACGATCGCCAGCAAAATGGGTTACTCCGATTCTGCACATTTTACCCGAGCATTTAAGCGCCAAATGAAGATGACGCCCAAGCAATATCGTCACGAGTACCTTTCTCAACGTGAGCCATAATAAAAGTAGGGAGCAAAAAAGGGGCTTCAAGCCCCTTCTAACCTTAGATTCAATCTAACTTAGCTCTGTTACTGCAAGTAAGCGTTCAACATCCACATCAGCTTCTCTTGCTCGCGGATATAGTCCCCCATCAGCGCTGCCGTACCCTCATCTGCCGCTTCTCCTGCTTGCTCCAAGATGTCACGCTGTTTCACAAGAAGTTGAGTAAAGCCGTTAACCAGGCCAGTGACGCAATCTTTCCCTTGCGTCGCATTTTGATGCTCAGCAATTGAGCTCACCTCTAGATAGCGCGTGAAAGCATGATCGGGCGTATGACCTAGGGTCAAAATACGCTCAGCGATTTCGTCGATTTTCGTTTGTAAATCTGTGTAGATTTCTTCGAACTTGACGTGCAATTCAAAGAAAGCTTCACCTTTAATATTCCAATGATAGCCACGTGCATTCATGTAAAGCACTTGGTAGTGAGCCAACAGTGAATTTAGCTCATGGGCTAGTTGCTCAGATTGTTGTTGGTCAAGTCCGATAAAGTTCTTAGTCATATCAAGCCCCTTATGTTTTGTCAGGCAAATTCGTTTCGTTGTGTATAGTCTATGCCTATCAATGACACGAGAGAAATGGGTATACACTCTCAATTCAATAGTTAAA comes from Vibrio astriarenae and encodes:
- a CDS encoding L-lactate permease, which translates into the protein MNDTLLALIAFSPIVVAAILLVGLNWPAKRAMPVAFTLTVIIALFFWDMSATRVIASTLQGLGITSAVLWIVFGAIFLLNTLKQTGAISTIRSGFINISPDRRVQAIIIAWCFGSFIEGASGFGTPAAIAAPLLVAIGFPALAAVLMGMMIQSTPVSFGAVGTPIIVGVNKGLDTHGISATLTQNGSNWDVYLQQITSSVAIIHALVGTLIPVLMAMMLTRFFGKNRSWTEGLDILPFALFSGVAFTLPYAFTGVLLGPEFPSLIGGLTGLAVVITAARAGFLVPEKAWDFESKDKWPKEWLGSLKIDLNDSQRKPMNMALAWAPYLLLALVLVASRVSPEFKDLLKQISLSFSNILGETGISTTLQPMYLPGGILVLVALVAILIQKGRFQHLKSAFTESSKTLIGAGFVLLFTIPMVRIFINSGINGADLASMPVTTANFAAGLVGEAFPMLSATIGALGAFIAGSNTVSNMMFSQFQFEVAQTLSISTAIVVALQAVGAAAGNMIAIHNVVAASATVGLLGQEGATLRKTVLPTIYYLVMTGLIGVAVIYGIGITDALMTR
- a CDS encoding FAD-binding and (Fe-S)-binding domain-containing protein, with amino-acid sequence MSNAIYQNLADLLSQKLSKEQIITDPNLRMAYGTDASFYRLIPQLIVRLASIDEVIFTIQMCAHVGVAYTFRAAGTSLSGQAVSDSVLITLTDDWRNHEIIDAGRQIRLQPGVIGADANKYLAPYQRKIGPDPASINTCKVGGIAANNASGMCCGTAQNSYHTIAAMKLVLHDGTFLDTGDEQSIADFRVSHAQLLAALSGLHHKVAHNPELKQRIEHKYRLKNTTGYALNALVDYHDPIEILTHLMIGSEGTLGFIAEVTYNTVIEHSHKASTFLVFSDIETASKAVSVLANSSVAAVEMMDGRALRSVADKPGMPDFMPTLSIDASALLIEIHASDEQELAYKRQQVAAQLESFRIIESVTFTQDPTTVATLWGIRKGMFPAVGAVREVGTTVVIEDVAFPVEHLAEGVRDLQRLFEKYHYDEAIIFGHALEGNLHFVFTQGFESESEIARYGRFMDDIAALVAGKYQGSLKAEHGTGRNMSPYVELEWGQDGYQLMQQIKRIFDPNGLLNPGVIINSDDQAHLKNLKPMPQADDIVDRCIECGFCEPVCPSKGLTLTPRQRIVLYRELSERKRKNDETTQLEKTFQYQGVDTCAATGLCAERCPVGINTGDLMKQLRQDQYQKFQPIARWTAQHFSATTKLVTTGLKINRVLTRLIGDKRMDSTINGLRKWTGNRTPGWLKETPQANHHIITNHLVNQHQEDTEKRVVYMPSCASRSMGQQTDAQDQRPLTQVTLSLLEKAGYHIIIPQQLSELCCGMPYDSKGMIDIAQSKSQQLEAQLWQASDQGRYPILMDTSPCSKRSKEQFTRPLNIFEPVGFVNQFLLSELEITPKNESVLLHITCSARKMGLVNDMLSLANRCVSHVIVPEHIECCGWAGDKGFTTPELNNNALTPLREQVPKEVTRGFSNSRTCEIGLSHHSGVPYQSILYLVDEVSTAKV
- a CDS encoding TIGR02450 family Trp-rich protein, with protein sequence MNRINPKKLLHSKWTAVEPQNREKHFMVTEVDYDEEGKVVLCILEAVLSDREYSIDWTQLKSRDNWLQGWK
- a CDS encoding TIGR03643 family protein, whose protein sequence is MSIDAAETSRIIEMAWEDRTPFEAIEAQFGMDERSVIQFMRLNLKPRSFKLWRSRVSGRRTKHNKMRLSDVVRGYCPTQYKHR
- a CDS encoding hybrid-cluster NAD(P)-dependent oxidoreductase yields the protein MFSEWNNNQPLLLQCVDKWQETADTVSIKLVYPQSPDTPFNFKPGQFISLGLELNGKMEYRAYSISSMPGECFLKLTIKLVPDGLVSTYFVEQLVTGERLSALAPTGPFNHVDCVAKPKVLMLSAGCGITPVMSMAKTWLRDKAQVDMTFIHMAKTPEQTIYLEELELLDNQHSNFNLQLLLKDNRGTRHAQGRLDKDWLKSLCPDIAERTVYLCGPAQFMQDMAQFAEELGVAADDFFQESFTPTQAEALPDASGVVQFDVPAFGVAKKVAQGAILADVLEESGVPIIIACRSGMCGSCKCQVTKGEVIRTSTETLTEEEIAQGYTLACSSQIQSDVEVAL
- the hcp gene encoding hydroxylamine reductase encodes the protein MFCIQCEQTIQTPTVKGCSFAQGMCGKTSEVSDLQDVLVYTLQGVSYWAQQAAQFDIVDDEINQWAPKAFFSTLTNVNFDPERILDFTAKAAAFKSRLKEQTLAAAKLADQALADTPAVAEFQLPESAEAILAFAPQVAVNRGYETISEDVIGLRLLCLYGLKGAAAYMEHARVLEQTSNDIYAEYHQIMAWLGTDPQDLNALLECSMQIGLMNYKVMEMLDHGETKTFGHPEPTQVNVKPVKGKCILVSGHDLHDLEKILQQTEGKGINVYTNGEMLPAHGYPELNKYPHLVGNYGSAWQNQQKEFANFPGAIVMTSNCLLNPNIGQYADRLFTRSIVGWPGVAHIEGDDFSQVIECAQALAGFQHNEIEHMITVGFGRNALMNAAPAVVEQVKAGNIKHFFLVGGCDGDKAERSYYTDFTASTPEDSLILTLACGKFRFNKNEFGDINGIPRLLDVGQCNDAYSAIQLAIALSQEFDCDINELPLTLVLSWFEQKAIVILLTLFALGVKGIYTGPTAPAFLTDNLIKIIQDKFDMRSITNVEDDLKTILAA